TGTGGAAACGATGAGCAAGCCAAGACAGAACCCTCGCATAATCGATCACCCCGATACTGAGCAGGAATGGCATTAAACTAACAAGATTTATTGCGACTCTCAAGACAAAAGGGGGCCATTCCAAGCGAAAAGCCAGGCGTTGGAAGCCTGGCTTGGGAAGTTCGATTTAGAAAGTTGGGCTTAGCGTTGCGCGGTCAACTGAGGGACACTCGCAAAGGAACGAGCTGGCAGAAGACTGTCGTCCCACATACTGTTAGAGGCAATGGTCGGCCTCTCAAGTGGATCGTTTGAGGAAATCGGCTCGTTAAACCCGGCGGGCATTACTGGCGCGCCCGCGGGAGTCCCTTGAGCTTCTCCATTCATACTCTTCAGAAATTCCTTGGCGGGAAAGTAATTCGGATTTACCTGCAATGCTAACTGCATCTGCTCACGGCATTGAGCTTCCTGATTCAAGTGCATCATCATCCGGCCGAGGTTGTAGCGGGCATCCGGTTCGCTCATCGAGCGGATCAACCAGGCATACGATTCCTCGAATCGTCCCGCGCGAGCCAGAGTCATCCCCAGCATTTTTCGGTAGACTCGGTTGTCCGGATCGAGCTGACAAGACTGATGCAGAGAATCGATCGCCGAGTTCCAATCCTTGAATTGGCCGTAACAGCAACCCTGTTCATACCAAACTGCGGCATTTCGCGAATGCGTTTTCAAAGCGGTTTGGTAAGTCGCGATTGC
The genomic region above belongs to Telmatocola sphagniphila and contains:
- a CDS encoding tetratricopeptide repeat protein, translating into MQARMLMLVATPILFSAGCMKPFQRENTSATTVMKEDANTRPETLVAVGDVRAEAALQPNRPTHEKDSLQAQALQAYQTALDHNSTHLPALLGMAHVYSNMQDKDKAIATYQTALKTHSRNAAVWYEQGCCYGQFKDWNSAIDSLHQSCQLDPDNRVYRKMLGMTLARAGRFEESYAWLIRSMSEPDARYNLGRMMMHLNQEAQCREQMQLALQVNPNYFPAKEFLKSMNGEAQGTPAGAPVMPAGFNEPISSNDPLERPTIASNSMWDDSLLPARSFASVPQLTAQR